Sequence from the Flavobacterium sp. J372 genome:
TCTGTTTACTATCGTAGTAATGTTTAGCCTTAAAGGAGAACTGATTGTTCAGATACCAATGGATGTTGTCAGGATTGCGATACCGCTAGTAATTTACTTTACAATCATGTTTGTAATAAGCTTCTTCACGGGGCGCTTCTTTGGGGCCGACTATTCAAAAAGCACGTCCATAGCATTTACGGCAACGGGAAATAATTTTGAACTGGCTATCGCTGTAGCCATTGGTGTGTTCGGGATTAACAGCGGCCAGGCTTTTGCGGGGGTTATAGGCCCATTAGTAGAGGTACCTGCTCTAATTGCGCTAGTCAACCTTGCTTATTATTTCCGAAAGAAATTTTACATAAAAAATGGTCCTGCAGAAAACTAGTAAAATACATAGTAAAATTTATTTATTGCACCCAGCTTACAAATTTATGCGCAGCAGTTGTTTCCGCTTTGTATAGGTGGGCACGGCACAGTGCCATAACTGCAGTACACGCAGCAATCTCCCTGTTTAGGTTTTAGTGTGGTACTGCAACTGCTGCACTGGTAAAAGAACGTACAAGCATTTTCCGGCATTAGCTCTTCATTTTTGAAGCCGCACTCCGGGCAGGTTATCACCGATACCAAATTAACTTTATTTCCTTTCGTATGCAGCCTGTTGCGGTAATAGTTTACAAGCGCTGAGGCTAACAGCACAAACATTCCAGCGTAGATAAAGGTTAGTTCCATGGTAATGTAACCATATACGATAAGGCCTCCACCCGGCACACCTACCATCAAGGGATACAAGCAACGATGTCTACGGTAAGAAAGAAGCAAGCCGATGAGAAAAACGCCTATGAGCGCCAGAAAGACCGGCATGGTCCATCTGCCAAAAAGTTCAACGCCTCCAAGGCCTAAGGCAGAGGCGCCAAAAGCAAATAGCGGAAAGCAGCATGGTGACAGCAATGCAGTTAGGAAAATAGCGCCAACTCCTATACGGTCAATCTTATAATTTTTCATGTCGTGTAACGATTTCAGCAAATATAATAATTCCCATGCTTAATTATGTTTAATACGTGAATGTGATGCATGAGTGAATGGTAATTCCGTCTGGGTTTCGATCCTGCTGGCAAACTGGCTGGGTATATTCAAATGTTAACAGTCTCTAAAGCCCGTAGGGTATGCAGCAGGCATTAATTATCTTTGATAGTTAACTTCAAACCTCTTACATTATGAAAAATAAAATTCTGGTAAATGCAGCTATTGCCGGGCTGTTGCTGCTATCCGGCTGCAAAAACAAAACGGCAGAAGATGCCGATAATAAAGGTACTGCTATTGATACTGTACAGCAAACCACTTCTCATGCGACAGCAGGCGCAAAGGCGACCGGCGACCTGATGGCTGACATGAATGAAATGATGGACAAGGTACATGCCTTGGAGAAAAAGGGAATTGCCGACTACGACCTTGCCGCCGAACTAAGGGAACACCACAAGGGCGCAATAGCAATGTCAGAAACGCAGCTGGATTCCGGTATAGATGCACAGCTCAAAGAGATGGCACAGAAGATAATGGACGCGCAGCAAAAAGAAGTAGACCAAATCGACAAGATGCTTGACGGTTACGATGACAAAGCAAAGGATTATGACCCTATGAACACTGATAGTGGATTAGGCAAGGCCATGATGGATAACATGCAGGCTATGATGAAAATGCCGGAGATGGATGCGGTTTCGGTAGACAAGTCATTTGCAACGATGATGATCAAGCACCATCAGGATGGCATTAAGATGGGCAAGACAATACAGCAGTATGCAAAAGATACGAAATTTAAACAGATGGCGCAGAAGATGATTTCAGACCAGCAAAAAGAAATTGAGGCACTTCAAAATTGGCTGACGCAGCATAAATAAAAAATAGGTTATAGTAAAAAGCCCCTGCTGTGCAGGGGCTTTTTTCGTTCAGGTGCAGTGATGCACAGGTGATCCGATACAGTCCCTATTGTTACCTTTTGTTAGCAATAAGCCAATTGCTCATTTCGATTATCTCCTGTGACTGCATCTCGACAATACCATTGGCCATTGCCGATAGTTCAGTGTCGCTCCCGTGGTGAAGGTAGGATGATGCGCTGTCTATCGCAGCCTGATGGTGTATGATCATAAGGCTGGCAAAATCATTGTCAATATCACCGGTGATCACCTGCTGGTCAGCCATGGCATCCATTTTATTCATCCCCATCATCTGCTCCTCCATAAATCCCATATCCATATCATCAACCGCTAGCCCTGAAAGGATAGCCTGAAGCTCCTGTATCTCCTGCTGCTGTTCGGTCATTATAGCCTGCGCCATGGACTTCATCTCTGCATTGTTACCTTCCTGCAGCTCCAGGTTAGCCATAGCGATGGCGCCCTGATGATGCATGATCATCATCGCGGCAAAATCCACATCCGGGTCATGGGTCATTTCCATGGCCGCCATTTCATCCATCATGCCATGCATGGTATCCATCATCTTGTTGTCATCATGAGCCTGTAGCTGTACCGCATTGTCGGTTGCGCTGTCATCATCGGAACATGAAACCATGAATGACAGGGCAGCTGCTGTTACTAATACAATTGTTTTTTTCATAATTGTCGGTTTAGTTGTTTGTTATCATATTGTTGCACGCATCGGCGCACGACCTGCAGGCTTCTGCGCATTGCACGCAGTGCTCCATTCCCATAGCAGCATGTTTTTCGCATTCCTCTGCACATGCATTGCATACCTCAGCACATAAGCGGCAAAGCTCAATGCTGTAATCACTTCCCAGGCTCATCATCTCCGCAGCCGCCCTGCAGATAGCCGCACACTCCAAATCCAGCCTGATACACCTTGCAAGATGATTCACCTGGTCTTCGCTTAAACACTCTGTTGCGCAATGATTGCACGCGACCGCACAGGCCAGGCAGGCTCTGATACAGTCCATAAATCTTTGATGTGACATAGTCTAAAAATTTAAAATTAAATACTTTTTAATAGGTGAAGGCAAGGCCTCCTCCAAGACCCATATCACTGTCGTAATGTGCCGACAGTGACCAGAATTTGGTCAGGATGTACCTGCTTCCCACGCTATACTCGTAATCGGTGTTCCACATCCCCCACAGCCTGAGCCTCGAGGTGACCGGGATATCATCCCTTGTGAACTGAAGCCTCACCCTGCCTTCATGGTCGACCCTTAAATCGCTTTCTACAAACCACGGCAGCACATATATTAATCCCAGGCACGCTACTGCCCTTTGATCCTGCGTGTTGATCTGCCCGAAGAGGTTTTTCTCGGCATCGCTGGCATCATGGTACCTGAAATCAAAACCTACGTAAGCGGACAGGAATTGCATCTTGTCGAGATACCGCCCTATGTGCGCCTCGGTCTCATAACCTGCTTCATTATTGTAACCGAGCCTCCATTCCAGGTCCGCAAAATTGCGGGTGCCGTCAAGGCGAAGCTCGCCATCGCTGCCGTTGCTTTCAAGGCCGATGTCTGCGGAAAAGTAGTAGCGCCTGTCGTCAGCATATACTTTGCCTAGTGCCTCTTCGGCATCGGGTATTTGTGGATTCGGCGGGGAATTTTCATAGGTAAAGATCCTCCCCATGCCTGACATCATATGGTATAAGATATGGCAGTGGAAAAACCAGTCACCGTACTTCGCATCGGCATGGAATTCGATGGTATCGGTTTCCATCGGCATGACATCGATAACATTCTTTAATGGAGAATAATCACCATGCTGGTTCACCACCCTGAAGTAATGCCCGTGCAGGTGCATCGGGTGGCGCATCATGGAGTTATTGGTCATTACAATGCGGATATTCTCCCCTTGTTTTATCAGTATTTTGTCGGTCTCCGATACTACCTTATCATCAATGGTCCAGACGTAGCGGTTCATATTGCCTGTCAGTTCGAAATGGATAGTGCGTACCGGACCCTCCGGCAACGTTGTTTTCTTGGGTGATTTGAGCATATTGTAGTTCAGCGTGACGATTTCGCTGCTTGCGCTGCTATGGGCACTGTGGTCCATACCTGCGTCCATTCCCATATCCATAGCCCCCGCATCTGCTGATTCGCCAGTTATCTCAGGATACATCACCGCGTTCATGTCCATGGTTTGCAGGCTCATATCCATACCCATATCCTTCATTTGGCCGCCTACCGTCATCATGTCGTTCATCATTTTCATGCCTTCAAAATAGTTCAGGCGCGCAAGTGGCTGCTCGAGCTGCTTTATGCCCTGCCCAAGCCAGAGCGAGGCTTGCCCGGTTCTGTCTTCGGCAGTAGCGACAAATTCAAAGGCCCGTTTGTCGTCAGGGATAGTCACTATAACGTCGTAAGTCTCGGATGTGCCGACAATAAGCCGGTCTACCTCAACAGGCTCGACCTCTTCGCCATCGCTGGCAACAACGGTAATCTTCCCACCGGAATAGGTAAGCCAGAAGTATGATGAGGCACCACCGTTAATGACCCGGAGCCGGACTTTATCACCTGCTTTGAATTGCGGGGCGTGGTCTTCATTCTTCCCGTTTATCAGGAACCTTTCATAGTAGACATCGCTTACATCCATCGCGTGCATCCGCTTCCACTCGTTGGTAAACTTTGTGCCCAGCTTACCCTCCTTTGCGGCTTCCAGATAGTTTTGTGTAGCGCCTTTTTGGATGCCATACCAGTCATTGGCCTTATGCAGTGAGCGCTCTATATCGTGGGGTCCTGATCGGTCCAGTCACTGATAAGGACAGTATATTCCGGAGCTTGCGGCACATCCCTCTTATGGATGATAAAGGCCCCGTACATGCCCACCTGTTCCTGGAGCATCGTATGGGAATGGTACCAATAGGTACCTGACTGTATTAGCGGGAAAGTGAATACATGGGTCGACATGGCCTTAATGGGGGCAGTGGTCAGGTACGGGACGCCATCCTGCTCGTTAGGAAGCAGCAGCCCGTGCCAATGTACGGAGGTCTCATGGTGCATCTTGTTATGGACATAAATCACTGCGGTATCCCCTTCGGTGAAATGGAGCTCCGGCCCGGGTATGGTACCATTGATGGCAATTCCTTCCACGTCCTTGCCTGTATAATTTACGATCGTATCGGTTATAAATAAATCATACCGCACCGCTTTCGGCTTGGTCTTTGGCGCGCTTTTAGGCGTTGGTGTTGCGGCGGCTGCCGGCTCTTGTGCGTGGTCCTGGTGCTGTATTTCGTTAGTAGTTGTGTTCGGCTCTTTCTTAGCCTGCTCTTTTTTACAGGGGCCTTCTTTTGAGCCACTTTCTTTTTGCGGGCTTTGCTTTTTCTTTTACGAGGGCCATGCCGCATTTAGGGCATTTGCCAGGCTTATCCGACCGCACTTCAGGATGCATCGGACAGGTGTAGGTGGCCGCAGTGCCTTTTGATGTTTCAGTAGTTTTTGGCGCTGTATGGCCGGAATGCTGCGCCTGCACCAATACTGGGATAAAGGACAGCAGAAGTGCCAGTATAAGATGTTTTAGGTGTTTTTTCATAAGTGTATCTTTTAAATGTTCCTTATTCTTAGGGAATTGAGTATAACCGAAACAGAGCTAAGGCTCATGGCGGCTGCCGCTATCATCGGCGAGAGCAGGATACCGAATGAGGGATACAGCACGCCTGCGGCTACCGGTATGCCAATGATATTATAAATGAAAGCCAGGAAGAGGTTCTGACGGATGTTGCCCATTACCTTATGGCTCAGGTCCACGGCTTTGACGATACCCTGCAGGTCCCCCCTTCAGAAGAGTAACCCCGGCACTTTCGATGGCTACATCCGTGCCTGTGCCCATTGCAATACCAATATCAGCCTGTGCCAGGGCGGGCGCATCATTAATACCGTCCCCTGCCATAGCAACCACTTTTCCCTGCGACTGCAATTTCTTGATCTCCTCCAGCTTATCCTGCGGCAGAGCCTCGGCCCTGAAATGCTGTAGCCCCAATTGCGCAGCTACCGCTTTAGCAGTTGCTGCGTTATCCCCTGTAAGCATTATAACGTCAATACCCTTAGCCTGAAGGGCTCTGATTGCATTTGCGCTGGTCGCCTTAATAGCATCGCTGATCGTAATATATCCGATGACGCTTTTGCCACGGCTGACGTAGGAGACCGTCTTTCCTTTTGCCTGTTCAAGGGCTACCTCATCAGCAAGGACAGCCGGAATTGAAGCCCCTACAGATTCCATAAGCCCTTTATTGCCCAGTGCTGCCTTTTGCCCTAGTACTACCCCGGTAACGCCTTTGCCTGTAACAGCATCGAAATCATCGGCCTTTTCCGGTGCAATGCCCTTGATTTTGGCAAAATCCAGGACCGCCTTAGCCAGCGGATGCTCGCTGTACTGGTTCAGTGAGCTGATTAATGTTATGATCTCACCTTCGGCTATTCCGGCTATCGGGACAACGCTTTCCACTGAAGGCTTGCCTTCGGTAATGGTGCCGGTCTTATCGGTAATGAGCACATCAAGCTTTGCCATTTTTTCAATAGCTTCAGCATTTTTAATGAGCACCCCTTCCTGGGCTCCCTTGCCCACACCTACCATTATTGACATAGGTGTCGCCAACCCCAGTGCGCAGGGGCAGGCAATTATCAGTACGGCAAGCGCATTGGCAAATGCAAAAATATAAGCCGGCTGTGGGCCGTAGATGGCCCAGACAGCGAATGTAATGACAGCTATTGCTATTACAGCAGGCACAAAATAGCCCGATACCTTATCAGCAAGCTTCTGGATCGGCGCGCGCGAGCGGCTTGCCGAATTGACCATTTCGATGATTTGCGCCAGCAAGGTCTCTTCGCCGACCCTCTCGGCGGACATCAGGAATGTTTTTGTGCCGTTGATAGTTCCTGCACTCACCTTATCCCCCTGTTGCTTGGTAACGGGAATGGGCTCACCTGTAATCATTGACTCATCAACGCTGCCTGAGCCTTCCGCGATGGTGCCGTCTACAGGTATCTTGTCTCCGGGCTTTACCCGCAGGATATCTCCTTTTACGATTTCATTGATGTGTATTACAGTATCCCTGCCGTCTTTTACCAGCACAGCTTCTGTTGGGGAAAGCTTTAAAAGTTCCCGTATGGCGCCGCTGGTGCGGCTGTGGGCCTTCGCTTCAAGCAGCTGCCCTAAAAGCACAAGGGTAAGGATTACGGTAACTGCCTCGAAATACAGGTGCACGCCCCCATGGTGGCTGCGGAACTGCTCAGGAAAAACCCCCGGGAATAAAAGCCCGATGATACTGAAGATAAAAGCGGCCGCTGCGCCCAGCCCGATAAGGCTGAACATATTGAGCCGCAGGGTCGCAAAAGAAACCCAGGCTCTTTGAAAGAACATCCACGTAGCATAAAAAACGACGGGCAAGGAAAAGGCAAACTGGGTCCAGTTGGACACGTCCTGCCCCAGGGAACGCCCGATAGGGTTGCCGGGGATCATTTCGCCCATTGCAAGGATAAAGATCGGCAGGGTAAAGCCAACCGCTACCCAAAACTTCCTCCGCAGCAATTTGTACGCTTGCTCCTGGTCATCGCCATCCGGTGCCAGTGGCACAAGGTCCATTCCGCAGATAGGACACGCTCCCGGTGCATCTTTAACGATCTCGGGATGCATCGGGCAGGTATACTGCCCGGATGTATTTTGGAGCTGCGGTACCTTCTCCAGATTCATCCCGCAGACCGGGCAACTGCCGGGCCGGTCATAGGTTTTTTCGCCTTCGCAATGCATCGGGCAGTAATATACGGCGCCGTTGACAGGGGCCTGCGGCGTGTGGTGATCCACATGCTGCGCATGGTTTTTAGTGTCCATAGTTTGCCCCTGCATCGAAATATGGTATTCACCCGCAGTGCGTAACGCCTCCTGGAGCTTTTCCGTGGGGATGTGGCGATCCATAGTGATTTCTGCCACAGGCGGGTCCAGGGATACTGTGGCTGTAACCCCGTCTACGGAATTAAGCGCTTTTTCAACTGCATTCCTGCAACCCTGGCAGCTCATTCCCTGAATTTCATACGTATGCTTCATAACCCAAAGATTTAAGTTAATAATTATTCCACAGACAGGCTGTCCTGCAGGGCCTGCACCCATTGCGTCAGCACTTGCACTTCTTCTTCTGTAAGCCTGGCATACCTATGCATCAGAGCGTAAGATTCGGGAGGCATACTGCCTGCCTTCACCTGCCCTGCCACGGATTCAAGCTTGCTAGCCTGCCTTCGCTTTGAATAGGTGCCGAAAGTGCTGAAATTTAATTCTTCCTTTCCCTCTGAGATATGCCCCTCCAGCCACCATCCCACGGGCTGGACATAGGAATACCAAGGGTAATCCGTCGTGTTGCTGTGGCAATCGTAACAGGAGCGCTCAAGGATACCTGCTACCTGGCCGGGTATCTTATGGACAGCCCCAATGCTCTGAGGCTCCACTTCAGCCGCCCCTGCACCCTGCTTTGGCTGGTAGCACTGCATGAGTGCGAACACAACCAGAACGGCAGTCGCAGGCTTACCAGGCCGCCAACCCATGCTAAAACTCTTTTTTTATCGAACCGCAGCTAAGCATCTCTTCACCGTAATAAGGATTCCTGATGTCCCTGCCTGCACTGAGCCAGACTGCTCCCTTACCCTCATTGTACATCGGGCAATGGGCCTGGTACAGTCTGGTCTCTGATCCAAAGGCTGTCACTAAATCGCTCATATCCTTACTCAGAATTGCCATGTGCTCCCTTTGGTGCGCGATGTCCGAGGCATTGTGGCTGATATGTTCCGCATGTTCCTTCGCATCTGCTACAATATCAAGGTAATCCGCGCGCTTTTTATCCTGCACCGTTTTTGGGTCAATCTTATTAAATTCATTAAGAAGCGTTTTTCCTGCGCCGGCAGCACCCTTTGCGTCATCACGCGCCAGAGCGTCCTGA
This genomic interval carries:
- a CDS encoding heavy metal-binding domain-containing protein, with product MKKHLKHLILALLLSFIPVLVQAQHSGHTAPKTTETSKGTAATYTCPMHPEVRSDKPGKCPKCGMALVKEKAKPAKRKWLKRRPL
- a CDS encoding multicopper oxidase domain-containing protein is translated as MRYDLFITDTIVNYTGKDVEGIAINGTIPGPELHFTEGDTAVIYVHNKMHHETSVHWHGLLLPNEQDGVPYLTTAPIKAMSTHVFTFPLIQSGTYWYHSHTMLQEQVGMYGAFIIHKRDVPQAPEYTVLISDWTDQDPTI
- a CDS encoding DUF305 domain-containing protein yields the protein MKKTIVLVTAAALSFMVSCSDDDSATDNAVQLQAHDDNKMMDTMHGMMDEMAAMEMTHDPDVDFAAMMIMHHQGAIAMANLELQEGNNAEMKSMAQAIMTEQQQEIQELQAILSGLAVDDMDMGFMEEQMMGMNKMDAMADQQVITGDIDNDFASLMIIHHQAAIDSASSYLHHGSDTELSAMANGIVEMQSQEIIEMSNWLIANKR
- a CDS encoding multicopper oxidase domain-containing protein; protein product: MDRSGPHDIERSLHKANDWYGIQKGATQNYLEAAKEGKLGTKFTNEWKRMHAMDVSDVYYERFLINGKNEDHAPQFKAGDKVRLRVINGGASSYFWLTYSGGKITVVASDGEEVEPVEVDRLIVGTSETYDVIVTIPDDKRAFEFVATAEDRTGQASLWLGQGIKQLEQPLARLNYFEGMKMMNDMMTVGGQMKDMGMDMSLQTMDMNAVMYPEITGESADAGAMDMGMDAGMDHSAHSSASSEIVTLNYNMLKSPKKTTLPEGPVRTIHFELTGNMNRYVWTIDDKVVSETDKILIKQGENIRIVMTNNSMMRHPMHLHGHYFRVVNQHGDYSPLKNVIDVMPMETDTIEFHADAKYGDWFFHCHILYHMMSGMGRIFTYENSPPNPQIPDAEEALGKVYADDRRYYFSADIGLESNGSDGELRLDGTRNFADLEWRLGYNNEAGYETEAHIGRYLDKMQFLSAYVGFDFRYHDASDAEKNLFGQINTQDQRAVACLGLIYVLPWFVESDLRVDHEGRVRLQFTRDDIPVTSRLRLWGMWNTDYEYSVGSRYILTKFWSLSAHYDSDMGLGGGLAFTY
- a CDS encoding heme-binding domain-containing protein, with amino-acid sequence MGWRPGKPATAVLVVFALMQCYQPKQGAGAAEVEPQSIGAVHKIPGQVAGILERSCYDCHSNTTDYPWYSYVQPVGWWLEGHISEGKEELNFSTFGTYSKRRQASKLESVAGQVKAGSMPPESYALMHRYARLTEEEVQVLTQWVQALQDSLSVE
- a CDS encoding GDCCVxC domain-containing (seleno)protein; this translates as MHTKGNKVNLVSVITCPECGFKNEELMPENACTFFYQCSSCSTTLKPKQGDCCVYCSYGTVPCPPIQSGNNCCA
- a CDS encoding four-helix bundle copper-binding protein — encoded protein: MSHQRFMDCIRACLACAVACNHCATECLSEDQVNHLARCIRLDLECAAICRAAAEMMSLGSDYSIELCRLCAEVCNACAEECEKHAAMGMEHCVQCAEACRSCADACNNMITNN
- a CDS encoding DUF305 domain-containing protein, producing MKNKILVNAAIAGLLLLSGCKNKTAEDADNKGTAIDTVQQTTSHATAGAKATGDLMADMNEMMDKVHALEKKGIADYDLAAELREHHKGAIAMSETQLDSGIDAQLKEMAQKIMDAQQKEVDQIDKMLDGYDDKAKDYDPMNTDSGLGKAMMDNMQAMMKMPEMDAVSVDKSFATMMIKHHQDGIKMGKTIQQYAKDTKFKQMAQKMISDQQKEIEALQNWLTQHK